In a genomic window of Nostoc sp. UHCC 0870:
- a CDS encoding DUF1517 domain-containing protein encodes MSNIFNKMMGRTRYVVCRLFLHLAGSDVAPILGELNRIARDAIASEGDMQVMGEGLVDLCETLVRYDEYWLSASNEGDVFWNEGEAGDFVNDLFSDSAERYGADLELNSPSDQPVYIPATRNIVVMITVAFEGEVPDLETDLANIQALKEGLKALINLHYNRKLKAIQVHFSPARLGDELTNDQLLQYYPELIPL; translated from the coding sequence ATGTCGAATATCTTCAACAAAATGATGGGTCGGACTCGCTATGTGGTCTGTCGCTTATTTCTGCATTTAGCGGGGTCGGATGTTGCGCCAATTTTGGGAGAATTAAACAGGATAGCTAGAGATGCGATCGCAAGCGAGGGCGATATGCAAGTTATGGGAGAGGGCTTAGTAGACCTGTGCGAAACTCTAGTGAGATATGATGAATACTGGCTTTCTGCGTCTAACGAAGGTGATGTCTTCTGGAATGAAGGCGAAGCAGGTGATTTCGTCAATGATTTATTTAGCGATTCTGCGGAAAGATACGGTGCTGATTTAGAGTTGAATTCTCCTTCAGACCAGCCTGTATACATCCCCGCCACACGCAACATTGTAGTGATGATCACAGTGGCTTTTGAAGGAGAAGTACCGGATTTAGAAACAGACTTAGCTAATATTCAAGCATTGAAGGAAGGGTTGAAAGCCTTAATCAATTTACATTACAACCGCAAACTCAAAGCTATCCAAGTACATTTCTCCCCAGCACGGTTAGGCGATGAACTAACTAATGATCAGCTCTTGCAATATTATCCAGAGTTGATACCTTTGTAA
- a CDS encoding pentapeptide repeat-containing protein, with protein MNVEELLQQYADGVINFSGVDLSEANLSGVKLSGANFSQANLSVTNLSGANLSEANLSHAKLNVARLSGVNLTSAILNHSCLNVANLIRADLSRAQLRGASLVRAELIRAELSRADLFQANLNGADLREATLRHADLRHANLTGAMLKGSSLGGANLEMANLNGADLSRADLSSANLRDAELKQVNLAHANLSGADLNGANLRWADLNGANLSWADLSGAKLSGASLVGADLSNANFTNASLVHANLTQAKLIKAEWIGADLSSAILTGAKLYSTSRFGLKTDGLICEWVDLSPDGDRSIIQRFDTEDARDFFNETPPTICIVIDAPLESEAHFALAGAYYHIAQEYKLCQHPPSIEVSRRRTVLTFRVDSDTALLPTACMAILPFRDAVHTQHNIYTMLETIVKEDISPLELKTLQRVQELITLIEQTVAQAQKIRQGKKNLALAAKINFFKVATQTILTNSRGQTVIVHHNPNFGKRFVSAGDHVNFLGDSLDNSAKPTLPALNIVIDFVNTFHYIE; from the coding sequence ATGAATGTAGAGGAATTACTGCAACAATACGCGGACGGAGTAATCAACTTTAGTGGTGTTGACCTTTCGGAAGCTAACCTGAGTGGAGTTAAACTCAGTGGAGCAAATTTTAGTCAAGCGAATTTGAGTGTGACTAATTTGAGTGGTGCAAATCTCAGCGAAGCTAACTTGAGCCATGCCAAATTAAATGTAGCTAGACTTAGTGGTGTAAATCTCACAAGTGCTATCCTCAATCATTCCTGTCTAAATGTCGCTAATTTAATTCGTGCTGATCTCAGCCGCGCTCAATTGCGAGGAGCTTCATTAGTACGTGCTGAATTGATTCGCGCTGAACTGAGCCGTGCTGATTTATTTCAAGCTAACCTCAACGGTGCTGACTTACGCGAAGCCACACTCCGCCATGCTGACCTGCGCCACGCCAACCTTACAGGAGCGATGTTAAAAGGTAGTTCCTTAGGTGGAGCTAACTTAGAAATGGCTAACCTGAACGGTGCTGATTTAAGTCGAGCTGACTTAAGTAGTGCCAACTTGCGAGATGCTGAACTCAAACAGGTAAATTTAGCTCATGCTAATCTCAGTGGTGCAGATTTGAATGGTGCTAACCTACGTTGGGCAGATTTGAATGGTGCTAATCTAAGTTGGGCAGACTTAAGCGGTGCAAAATTGAGCGGTGCTAGTTTAGTAGGAGCAGACTTAAGTAATGCTAATTTCACCAATGCCAGTTTAGTCCATGCCAACTTAACTCAAGCCAAATTAATTAAAGCAGAATGGATCGGTGCGGATTTAAGCAGTGCCATTCTCACTGGGGCAAAACTTTATTCTACATCCCGGTTTGGCTTGAAAACTGATGGTTTAATATGTGAATGGGTGGATCTAAGTCCTGATGGCGATCGCTCCATTATTCAAAGGTTCGATACCGAAGATGCAAGAGATTTTTTCAACGAAACACCCCCAACTATTTGTATTGTTATTGACGCACCCTTAGAATCAGAAGCCCACTTTGCTTTAGCTGGTGCTTACTATCACATCGCTCAAGAATATAAACTGTGTCAACACCCCCCCAGTATCGAAGTTAGCCGCCGTCGTACAGTGCTAACCTTCCGAGTTGATAGCGACACAGCTTTATTACCTACAGCTTGTATGGCGATTCTTCCCTTCAGGGATGCTGTCCATACCCAACACAACATTTACACTATGCTAGAAACAATAGTAAAAGAAGATATATCTCCCCTAGAGCTAAAAACACTCCAACGGGTGCAGGAATTAATCACGCTGATAGAACAAACTGTAGCTCAAGCACAGAAAATTAGACAAGGAAAAAAAAATCTGGCGTTAGCAGCTAAAATTAATTTCTTTAAAGTCGCCACCCAAACAATATTAACTAATTCCCGTGGTCAGACTGTGATAGTACATCACAACCCGAATTTCGGTAAACGCTTTGTTAGTGCTGGTGATCATGTTAACTTTTTAGGTGATTCATTAGATAACTCAGCTAAACCTACACTACCTGCCTTAAATATAGTGATTGATTTTGTCAACACTTTTCACTATATCGAATAA
- a CDS encoding prephenate/arogenate dehydrogenase has protein sequence MKIGILGLGLIGGSLGYDLRSQGHHVLGVTRKESTCQTAIALGSVDAASVNMSLLASAEVVFICTPIGLIVPQVEQLIKHLSPTTVITDVGSVKAPIVKAISPIWSNFIGGHPMAGNTDSGIEAAQRNLFVSRPYVLTPEPHTPPDAVVVVEEIVRSLGANIYHCQPEQHDRAVSWISHLPVMISCSLIASCMSETDPEVLQLAQNLASSGFRDTSRVGGGNPELGVMMAQYNRQALLVSLQQYRQNLDELINLIEQENWTTVEAKLHSTHQARLDFVG, from the coding sequence ATGAAAATTGGGATTTTAGGACTAGGATTGATTGGTGGTTCATTGGGTTATGATTTGCGATCGCAAGGTCATCATGTTTTGGGAGTTACTCGCAAGGAATCTACTTGTCAAACAGCAATAGCTTTAGGTAGCGTCGATGCAGCATCTGTCAACATGAGCCTGTTAGCATCCGCAGAGGTTGTGTTTATTTGTACGCCTATCGGACTTATTGTTCCCCAAGTTGAGCAGTTAATTAAGCATTTATCTCCGACTACGGTGATTACTGATGTCGGTTCAGTCAAAGCACCTATAGTCAAAGCGATTTCGCCTATATGGTCAAATTTTATTGGTGGTCATCCAATGGCGGGAAATACTGATAGTGGTATTGAAGCAGCCCAGAGAAATTTATTTGTTAGTAGACCCTATGTATTAACACCAGAGCCGCACACCCCACCTGATGCTGTGGTAGTTGTGGAAGAAATTGTGCGATCGCTCGGTGCTAATATTTATCATTGTCAACCAGAGCAACACGATCGCGCTGTCAGTTGGATTTCCCATTTACCTGTGATGATTAGTTGTTCTTTGATAGCCAGTTGCATGAGTGAAACTGACCCAGAAGTTTTACAATTAGCTCAAAATCTAGCTAGTTCTGGTTTTCGAGATACTAGCCGTGTCGGTGGCGGTAATCCAGAGTTAGGTGTGATGATGGCGCAATATAATCGCCAAGCTTTGTTGGTTTCATTGCAACAATATCGCCAAAATCTTGATGAATTAATTAATTTAATTGAGCAGGAAAATTGGACAACTGTAGAAGCAAAGTTACATTCAACCCACCAAGCAAGACTTGATTTTGTTGGTTAG
- the menD gene encoding 2-succinyl-5-enolpyruvyl-6-hydroxy-3-cyclohexene-1-carboxylic-acid synthase, giving the protein MRFADKNINQLWAYILTETLKRLGLTCVVICPGSRSTPLAVAFAQQTPDIEAISILDERSAAFFALGVAKATGRPVAIVCTSGTAGANFYPAVIEAKESRVPLLILTTDRPPELRDCHSGQTIDQVKLYGSYPNWQTELAIPVPEMGMLAYLRQTLIHSWQRTKTPTPGVVHLNIPFRDPLAPIPDGADLSHLLANFHPEKFFASITNLTPIPNPQYPIPNPQSDRGIIIAGVAQPYQPHEYCRAIARLSQTLKWPVLAEGLSPVRNYAELNPYLISTYDLILRNQQLAEQLAPEMVIQIGDMPTSKELRTWLDIYQPLRWIIDPSDQNLDPLHGRTTHLRMGVEQLLDKVEEFSSISSEYLRMWCDAEAKVRENVDATFTQMEELVECKAAWLISQTLPPGTPLFISNSMPVRDVEYFWKPNNLGVRSHFNRGANGIDGILSTALGIAHHNQSSVMLTGDLALLHDTNGFLIRNKFVGHLTIILINNNGGGIFEMLPIAKFDPPFEEYFGTPQDINFAQLCATYSVQHELITSWQQLQQRLNPLPSTGIRVLELRTNRQKDAQWRKDNLVKFAANNI; this is encoded by the coding sequence ATGCGGTTCGCCGATAAAAATATTAATCAACTTTGGGCTTATATCCTCACCGAAACACTCAAGCGGCTGGGATTGACTTGTGTAGTCATTTGTCCTGGTTCTCGTTCCACACCCCTAGCAGTCGCCTTTGCCCAACAAACACCTGATATTGAAGCAATTTCCATTCTCGATGAACGTTCCGCCGCCTTTTTCGCCTTGGGAGTCGCCAAAGCCACCGGTCGTCCTGTAGCGATTGTTTGCACCTCTGGGACTGCGGGGGCGAACTTTTACCCAGCCGTCATAGAAGCGAAAGAAAGCCGCGTCCCATTATTAATATTAACCACCGATAGACCGCCAGAATTGCGAGACTGTCATTCTGGACAGACTATAGATCAAGTAAAACTCTATGGTAGTTACCCAAACTGGCAAACTGAGTTAGCCATACCAGTACCAGAGATGGGAATGTTAGCATATCTGCGACAAACACTAATTCATAGTTGGCAAAGAACCAAAACCCCAACACCAGGAGTAGTACATTTAAATATTCCCTTCCGTGACCCCCTAGCACCCATTCCCGATGGTGCTGACTTGAGTCATTTATTAGCCAACTTCCACCCAGAAAAATTCTTCGCCAGCATTACAAATCTTACCCCAATCCCTAATCCCCAATACCCAATACCCAATCCCCAATCTGACCGAGGAATCATTATTGCTGGAGTTGCCCAACCATATCAACCACATGAATATTGTAGAGCGATCGCTAGACTTTCCCAAACCCTCAAATGGCCTGTGCTAGCTGAGGGACTTTCCCCCGTCAGGAATTATGCTGAACTCAACCCCTATCTCATTTCTACCTATGACCTGATTTTACGCAATCAGCAACTAGCCGAACAGCTAGCACCTGAGATGGTAATTCAAATCGGCGATATGCCAACCAGCAAAGAACTGCGTACATGGTTAGATATCTACCAACCCCTACGCTGGATAATTGACCCCAGTGACCAAAACCTCGACCCCCTGCATGGGAGGACGACGCATTTAAGAATGGGAGTTGAGCAACTTTTGGACAAGGTAGAAGAATTTTCCTCAATTTCTTCTGAGTATTTGCGGATGTGGTGTGATGCTGAAGCCAAAGTTAGGGAGAATGTGGACGCAACTTTTACACAAATGGAAGAATTAGTTGAATGTAAAGCCGCCTGGTTAATTTCTCAAACCCTACCACCAGGGACACCATTGTTCATCTCCAACAGTATGCCTGTGCGGGATGTAGAATATTTCTGGAAACCGAATAATTTAGGAGTGCGATCGCATTTTAACCGAGGCGCAAATGGCATTGACGGTATATTATCCACCGCTTTAGGAATTGCCCACCATAATCAAAGTAGTGTGATGCTAACAGGAGACTTAGCTTTATTGCATGACACTAATGGTTTTTTAATTAGAAATAAATTTGTAGGACACCTGACAATTATATTAATTAACAATAATGGCGGCGGCATATTTGAAATGTTACCTATCGCCAAATTCGACCCACCATTTGAAGAATATTTTGGCACTCCCCAAGATATTAATTTTGCTCAATTATGCGCTACGTATAGTGTACAGCATGAGTTAATTACTTCTTGGCAGCAGTTACAGCAAAGATTAAACCCATTGCCAAGTACAGGAATCCGGGTTTTGGAGTTGCGAACAAATCGTCAAAAAGATGCCCAATGGCGAAAAGATAATTTAGTAAAGTTTGCCGCAAATAATATTTAA
- the folB gene encoding dihydroneopterin aldolase: protein MDCIYLTGIRCYGYTGYLPEEQVLGQWFEVDVRLWLDLAQAAESDAIADTLDYRGVISLIQHLVKTSKFALIERLAGAIADSIIQECDQITQVQVIVTKPAAPIPDFGGKISIELTRNR, encoded by the coding sequence ATGGACTGTATTTATTTAACGGGAATTCGTTGCTATGGCTACACTGGGTATCTACCAGAAGAACAGGTGCTAGGACAATGGTTTGAGGTGGATGTGAGGTTATGGCTGGATTTAGCTCAAGCTGCTGAAAGTGACGCGATCGCTGATACTCTAGATTATCGTGGTGTTATTAGCTTGATTCAACATCTGGTAAAAACTTCTAAGTTTGCTTTAATTGAACGGTTGGCGGGTGCGATCGCTGATTCTATCATTCAAGAGTGCGATCAAATCACACAAGTTCAAGTTATAGTCACCAAGCCGGCTGCGCCTATTCCAGATTTTGGCGGCAAAATTAGCATTGAACTGACTAGGAATAGGTGA
- a CDS encoding diguanylate cyclase domain-containing protein translates to MHPRKILVVEDERLLAFNIKHSLQKLGHNVLEITDSAEKAIKNVADHHPNLVLFDICLSREINGIQVVDIIQNNFHTPVLYITEYSQYIQLHKHQLSQPFSYILKPIRETDLHLSVEMAVERYQSHRKLQIEKQKMEAIINSMGCGVVVTLTDGCIQMMNPIAEKLTGWQQNEAVGKDFTEVLSLVDQDMDELIKNLAKQSIQAGEVVNLPENCILIAKEGQEIPVGDNIAPIHDRDGSITGAVLLLQDITQRKLTEIQLLRNAIYDGLTALPNRVLFLDRLKQAVERSKRRSDYRFAVLFLDLDGFKGINDRFGHGMGDDFLVAIARRLESCVRSGDTVGRFGGDEFAVLLEDIKDINDAINVAKRIQDTLGLPLNLNGHQIYTTASIGITLNHGGTEEAESILRAADHAMYRAKQQGKARYDVFHEAANR, encoded by the coding sequence ATGCACCCCCGCAAAATCCTAGTTGTTGAGGATGAAAGACTCCTAGCATTCAATATTAAACATAGTTTACAAAAGTTAGGACATAATGTTCTAGAGATTACAGATTCGGCTGAAAAGGCAATTAAAAATGTAGCAGATCATCACCCTAATTTAGTATTATTTGATATCTGCTTGTCAAGAGAAATTAATGGTATACAGGTAGTAGATATTATCCAAAATAATTTTCATACACCAGTATTATATATAACCGAGTATTCGCAATATATCCAATTACATAAACATCAATTAAGTCAACCTTTCAGTTATATTTTGAAGCCTATCAGAGAAACAGACTTACATCTTTCTGTGGAAATGGCTGTAGAGAGATATCAAAGCCACAGAAAATTACAAATAGAAAAACAAAAAATGGAGGCAATTATTAACAGCATGGGTTGTGGGGTAGTTGTCACCCTGACTGATGGTTGTATTCAAATGATGAATCCAATAGCAGAAAAACTCACAGGTTGGCAACAAAACGAAGCTGTGGGTAAGGATTTTACGGAAGTTTTGAGTTTAGTTGATCAGGATATGGACGAATTGATAAAGAATTTAGCGAAACAGTCAATCCAAGCTGGTGAAGTGGTGAATTTACCAGAAAACTGTATACTGATTGCTAAAGAAGGTCAGGAAATCCCAGTTGGAGATAATATTGCACCTATCCACGATCGCGATGGTAGTATTACTGGTGCAGTGTTGCTTCTTCAAGACATTACTCAACGCAAGCTCACGGAAATACAACTACTCCGCAATGCTATTTATGATGGACTGACAGCACTACCCAATCGAGTTTTATTTTTAGATCGCCTCAAACAAGCCGTTGAACGTAGCAAACGCCGCAGCGATTATCGTTTTGCAGTGCTGTTTCTAGATTTAGATGGTTTCAAGGGCATTAACGATCGCTTTGGTCACGGTATGGGCGATGATTTTTTAGTAGCGATCGCTAGACGCTTAGAATCCTGTGTTCGCAGTGGGGATACTGTAGGGCGATTTGGTGGCGATGAATTTGCTGTGTTGTTGGAAGATATTAAAGACATCAATGACGCTATCAACGTCGCTAAACGCATTCAAGATACCCTGGGTTTACCGCTTAATCTCAACGGTCATCAAATATATACAACAGCTAGCATTGGTATTACTTTAAATCATGGTGGCACTGAGGAAGCAGAAAGTATACTCAGGGCTGCTGATCATGCCATGTACCGTGCCAAACAGCAAGGAAAAGCTCGTTATGATGTATTTCATGAAGCTGCCAATCGTTAG
- a CDS encoding tRNA-dihydrouridine synthase family protein, giving the protein MSQVSLPQLLQKDLPFTALAPMQDVTNLWFMKIIAHYGSPDYFFTEYFRVNDTSRLNRSILAAITENDTGRPVFAQMIGESIPDLVRTAKELCRYNIAGVDLNMGCPAPRIYRKNVGGGLLLSPEKVNRILGELRQAVNDRPLTVKMRVGFENTDTFYEILDIVNRHSIDLLSVHGRTVKDMYHGVVKYDLIAEAVRRVDCPVLANGNIYSATTALEVLAQTGAAGVMVGRWAIGNPWLFNQIRQALRFEPITPVPLVEVRKYIDRLWQTPTASTMLERSRVGYLKMFLNYIALSVDAEGQFLRLMRRTQTELEMFNLCDRFLLAEGTKNLALSPYSGV; this is encoded by the coding sequence ATGTCCCAGGTATCGCTCCCCCAATTGCTCCAAAAAGACTTACCCTTTACCGCTCTTGCACCCATGCAGGATGTGACAAACCTCTGGTTTATGAAAATCATTGCCCACTACGGTAGTCCTGACTACTTCTTCACCGAATATTTTCGTGTGAATGATACCTCAAGGCTCAATCGTAGCATTCTGGCAGCAATCACCGAAAACGATACCGGCCGCCCTGTTTTTGCTCAAATGATTGGCGAAAGCATTCCCGATTTAGTCAGAACAGCAAAAGAACTCTGTCGCTATAATATCGCTGGAGTTGACTTAAACATGGGCTGTCCAGCACCAAGAATCTATCGCAAAAATGTTGGGGGTGGATTGCTACTCTCACCAGAAAAAGTGAATCGGATTTTGGGAGAATTACGGCAAGCAGTGAACGATCGCCCTTTAACTGTCAAGATGCGCGTAGGCTTTGAAAATACAGATACTTTTTATGAAATATTAGATATAGTCAATCGCCACAGCATTGATTTACTAAGTGTGCATGGTCGCACGGTGAAAGATATGTACCACGGGGTAGTCAAATATGATTTGATTGCGGAAGCAGTCAGACGGGTTGATTGTCCAGTGCTTGCTAATGGTAATATTTACTCGGCGACAACTGCCCTGGAAGTGCTGGCTCAAACGGGGGCGGCGGGTGTGATGGTGGGACGTTGGGCGATCGGGAATCCTTGGCTTTTTAATCAAATTCGCCAGGCTTTGCGCTTTGAGCCAATTACACCTGTCCCTTTAGTAGAGGTACGCAAATATATTGATCGTTTATGGCAAACTCCCACAGCCTCAACTATGCTAGAGCGATCGCGGGTAGGCTACCTGAAAATGTTCCTTAACTATATTGCTCTGAGTGTTGATGCTGAAGGTCAGTTTCTGCGATTGATGCGACGGACGCAGACGGAGTTAGAAATGTTTAACCTCTGCGATCGCTTTCTCCTGGCTGAAGGAACGAAAAATTTAGCCTTATCACCCTATTCAGGCGTATAA
- a CDS encoding sugar O-acetyltransferase, whose amino-acid sequence MEKTEKQKMLAGELYLADDPELVADQKRASRLLQMYNATTVEQPQQRQQILKELFSKVGEKITIVPPFHCDYGSHISVGNGAYMNYGCVILDCNQVEIGENVLLAPYVQIYAAYHPTEPEIRLTGRELAAPIKIGDNVWIGGGAIICPGVTIGDNTTIGAGSVVVKDIPAKVVAVGNPCRIVRYLP is encoded by the coding sequence ATCGAAAAAACAGAAAAACAAAAAATGCTAGCAGGCGAACTATATTTAGCAGATGATCCAGAATTAGTTGCTGATCAAAAGCGGGCTAGTCGCCTCCTACAAATGTATAATGCAACCACAGTAGAACAACCACAACAACGCCAGCAAATTTTAAAAGAACTGTTTAGTAAGGTTGGAGAAAAAATCACCATAGTACCGCCATTTCATTGTGACTATGGTAGTCATATTTCCGTAGGCAATGGTGCGTACATGAATTATGGTTGTGTAATTTTAGACTGTAATCAAGTCGAAATTGGTGAAAATGTCTTGTTAGCTCCCTACGTCCAGATTTATGCGGCTTACCATCCCACAGAACCAGAAATTCGGCTGACTGGGAGAGAATTAGCAGCCCCCATTAAAATTGGTGATAATGTTTGGATTGGTGGTGGTGCAATTATTTGCCCAGGAGTCACCATTGGGGACAATACTACAATTGGTGCTGGTAGTGTAGTTGTGAAAGATATACCAGCAAAAGTTGTTGCCGTGGGTAATCCTTGCCGGATAGTGCGGTATTTACCTTAA
- a CDS encoding calcium-binding protein: MASVERDETRENRIEQEIIVDAEDKEDRAMGWYYYLDDTLEFPFMGKWKKKSRKTSTIEEKPVEVLGMAPEDDCLKDMYVEVAYIGGKEDDIHSAKLSDIEAIDADDDTQEAIADWMYWLARGYKF, encoded by the coding sequence ATGGCTAGTGTAGAACGCGACGAAACCAGGGAAAATCGCATTGAACAAGAAATTATTGTTGATGCGGAGGATAAAGAAGATCGGGCAATGGGTTGGTATTATTACCTAGATGATACTTTGGAGTTTCCCTTTATGGGTAAGTGGAAGAAGAAGTCACGGAAAACTTCTACCATTGAGGAGAAGCCAGTAGAAGTTTTGGGAATGGCCCCAGAGGATGATTGTTTAAAAGATATGTATGTGGAAGTTGCTTATATTGGGGGTAAGGAGGATGATATACATTCTGCCAAACTGTCTGACATAGAAGCAATTGACGCAGATGATGACACTCAAGAAGCGATCGCAGATTGGATGTATTGGCTAGCTAGAGGCTACAAGTTTTAA
- a CDS encoding Uma2 family endonuclease, translating to MVTTVPSNSQRVMLPNISWQTFETILAEMGDHRAARLAYDQGTLEIMTPLMPHEHNNRLLEHLVFVLAEVLNLNIKSIGSTTCKRPDLLRGVEPDSAFYLQNEPVMRQKRHLDLMQDPPPDLVIEVDYTSASIERLPIYMALGVPEVWRYDEPIMQIYQLRGGVYVPCDVSPTFANLPLTTEIPRFLAESLNMGEIPMIRSFRNWVSQKIQN from the coding sequence ATGGTGACTACAGTACCCAGCAATTCCCAACGGGTTATGCTGCCCAATATTAGCTGGCAGACCTTTGAAACTATACTGGCAGAAATGGGAGATCATCGTGCTGCGCGGCTGGCTTATGATCAGGGAACGCTGGAAATTATGACTCCTTTAATGCCCCATGAGCATAACAATAGATTATTAGAACATCTAGTTTTTGTTTTAGCGGAGGTACTCAACCTCAATATCAAAAGCATTGGTTCAACAACTTGCAAACGTCCAGATTTACTGCGGGGGGTAGAACCAGATTCAGCTTTTTATCTGCAAAATGAACCTGTGATGCGGCAAAAACGGCATCTTGACTTGATGCAAGATCCCCCTCCAGATTTAGTAATCGAGGTAGACTACACCAGCGCGTCGATTGAAAGACTACCTATTTATATGGCTTTGGGTGTTCCAGAGGTTTGGCGGTATGACGAACCGATAATGCAAATTTATCAGTTACGTGGTGGTGTCTATGTCCCTTGTGATGTCTCCCCAACTTTTGCCAATCTCCCCCTAACAACTGAAATTCCTCGATTTTTAGCAGAAAGTCTGAACATGGGTGAAATTCCCATGATTAGGTCATTCCGTAATTGGGTAAGCCAGAAAATACAAAATTGA
- a CDS encoding ribbon-helix-helix domain-containing protein — protein MAKISISLPDELLTYIDGKVKNRSALIETLLKQWQQQKEDEALAIACSVVDELALGWESVDT, from the coding sequence ATGGCTAAAATCTCTATCTCATTGCCAGATGAATTATTAACTTACATTGACGGAAAAGTTAAAAATCGCAGTGCTTTGATTGAAACTCTTTTAAAGCAATGGCAGCAGCAAAAAGAAGATGAAGCATTGGCAATTGCTTGTTCTGTAGTCGATGAATTGGCATTAGGGTGGGAAAGCGTAGATACCTGA
- the rbsK gene encoding ribokinase translates to MSIIVFGSINIDLVVTAPRLPVAGETLTGEEFFKIPGGKGANQAVALARLGIPTHMVGRVGANSFGAELVQHLQDTGVKTQNIFADENVSSGVAIITVDHHGENHIIVIPGANGHVNQEDVGRLSQLLPTAKALLLQLEIPITAVVAAAKAAHNANIPVILDPAPAQSDLPAELYPLVDIITPNEVEAGQLVGFPVDGEEAAAKAAEVLLQRGVKSAIVKLGAKGSICATPEETFFVPAFPVDAVDTVAAGDAFNGGLAAALYHGLSLRQAVVWGTAAGALAATTLGAQTSLPDKFTFDAFLKERGVTNN, encoded by the coding sequence ATGAGTATTATCGTCTTCGGCAGCATCAATATAGACTTAGTAGTAACAGCTCCTCGATTGCCTGTTGCTGGTGAAACATTAACCGGAGAAGAATTTTTTAAAATTCCTGGCGGTAAAGGTGCAAACCAAGCAGTAGCACTGGCGCGGCTGGGAATTCCTACCCACATGGTAGGACGTGTAGGCGCAAACAGTTTTGGTGCAGAACTAGTTCAACATTTGCAAGATACTGGTGTAAAAACTCAAAATATCTTCGCCGATGAAAACGTCAGTTCAGGAGTAGCAATCATCACTGTAGATCATCACGGTGAAAATCACATCATTGTCATTCCTGGTGCTAATGGACACGTCAATCAAGAAGATGTAGGGCGATTATCCCAGCTATTACCAACAGCTAAAGCACTACTTTTACAACTAGAAATTCCGATTACTGCGGTGGTAGCAGCCGCCAAAGCCGCACACAATGCCAATATTCCAGTAATTTTAGATCCTGCCCCAGCACAATCTGATTTACCAGCAGAACTTTATCCCTTGGTAGATATTATTACACCCAATGAAGTAGAAGCCGGACAATTAGTGGGTTTTCCTGTAGATGGTGAGGAAGCAGCCGCCAAAGCTGCCGAGGTGTTATTGCAAAGGGGAGTGAAAAGTGCGATCGTTAAATTAGGCGCGAAAGGTTCTATCTGCGCCACCCCTGAAGAAACTTTTTTTGTTCCAGCATTCCCAGTTGACGCAGTTGATACCGTAGCGGCTGGTGATGCCTTTAATGGCGGTTTAGCCGCCGCACTTTATCACGGACTTTCTTTACGTCAGGCTGTTGTCTGGGGTACAGCAGCAGGTGCTTTAGCCGCTACAACATTAGGCGCACAAACTTCTTTACCTGATAAGTTTACATTTGATGCCTTTTTGAAGGAACGGGGAGTAACTAATAACTGA
- a CDS encoding nucleoside deaminase → MDEFMQAAIQEAKQGRQEGGIPIGSVLVKDGKILGRGHNKRVQDGDPVTHAEIDCLRNAGRIGTYRGTTLYSTLMPCYLCAGAVVQFGIKKVIAGESRTFPGAKEFMVSHGVEVIDLNLNECEQMMSDFITKNPELWNEDIGN, encoded by the coding sequence ATGGATGAATTTATGCAAGCTGCGATTCAAGAAGCAAAACAAGGCAGACAAGAAGGGGGAATTCCGATTGGTTCTGTTCTTGTCAAAGACGGTAAGATTCTCGGTAGGGGACACAATAAACGTGTGCAAGATGGTGATCCTGTTACCCATGCCGAAATCGATTGTCTCCGCAATGCCGGTAGAATTGGCACTTACAGAGGTACAACATTATATTCAACCCTAATGCCGTGTTATTTATGCGCTGGGGCTGTCGTGCAGTTTGGGATAAAAAAAGTGATTGCTGGAGAATCCAGAACTTTTCCCGGTGCGAAAGAGTTTATGGTGTCCCACGGGGTAGAAGTAATTGATCTAAATCTGAATGAATGCGAACAGATGATGAGTGATTTTATTACTAAAAACCCTGAGTTATGGAATGAGGATATTGGGAATTAG